One part of the Sorangiineae bacterium MSr11954 genome encodes these proteins:
- a CDS encoding 2-oxoacid:acceptor oxidoreductase subunit alpha: MQAIFRMGIPVSGKNLFPSNIQGLPTWYEVRVNLRGHTARTSEYDLMVAMNAETYARDVREVRPGGYVLYDSTWPLDPALMRDDVTFLGVPYARLCNESFTEARERTLMKNIAYVGTLAALFDIDMDIVSGMLKEKFARKPALMESNAKAIQLGHRYALEHFECPLPFRLESMDATKDSILIDGNTATALGCVYAGATVAAWYPITPSTSVLDAFKGFCEAYRVDKATGEKRYCILQAEDELGAIGMVIGAAWNGARAFTSTSGPGISLMSELIGLAYYAEVPAVIIDVQRVGPSTGMPTRTQQGDIMMCAYASHGDTKHVVLFPSNPRECFEFAVKAFDLAERLQTPVFLLSDLDIGMNDWVVPRLQWDDGYKPHRGRVLSKEELLALPKFHRYSPEDELGVAARTLPGVHEKGAFFTRGSGHNKLGGYTEIPDEYQEVMDRLLRKHRAARTIVPEAVIERRAGATFGVVTLGGCDPAVREALDVLEERGIRGNFLRVRAFPFGDEVEAFLAEHDTLFVVEQNRDAQLRSLLVMETQVAKEKVRSVLAYGGFPLQANQVIEGIVARLGAGASVNGTAPHTNGHAHAHTHGAHDAHDARQEPHGDEGGMP, from the coding sequence ATGCAGGCCATCTTCCGGATGGGGATCCCGGTGTCGGGGAAGAACCTGTTCCCTTCGAACATCCAGGGGCTCCCCACCTGGTACGAGGTCCGCGTCAACCTCCGCGGGCACACGGCGCGCACCAGCGAGTACGATCTGATGGTCGCCATGAACGCCGAGACGTACGCGCGCGACGTTCGGGAGGTGCGCCCGGGCGGGTACGTGCTCTACGACTCCACCTGGCCGCTCGATCCGGCCCTCATGCGCGACGATGTCACGTTCCTCGGTGTGCCTTACGCCCGCCTCTGCAACGAGAGCTTCACCGAGGCGCGCGAGCGAACCTTGATGAAGAACATCGCCTATGTCGGCACCCTGGCGGCGCTGTTCGACATCGACATGGATATCGTATCGGGGATGCTCAAAGAGAAGTTCGCGCGCAAACCCGCCTTGATGGAGTCGAACGCCAAGGCCATTCAATTGGGTCATCGCTATGCGCTCGAGCACTTCGAGTGCCCGCTCCCCTTCCGCCTGGAGTCCATGGACGCCACCAAGGACTCGATCCTCATCGACGGCAACACGGCCACGGCGCTCGGCTGCGTGTACGCGGGCGCGACGGTGGCCGCGTGGTACCCCATTACACCGTCGACCAGCGTGCTCGATGCCTTCAAGGGATTTTGCGAAGCGTATCGCGTGGACAAGGCCACGGGCGAAAAGCGGTATTGCATTCTGCAAGCCGAGGACGAGCTCGGGGCCATCGGAATGGTCATCGGCGCCGCATGGAACGGGGCGCGGGCGTTCACGTCCACCTCGGGGCCGGGCATTTCGCTGATGAGCGAGCTCATCGGGCTCGCCTATTACGCGGAGGTGCCGGCGGTCATCATCGACGTGCAGCGCGTGGGGCCGTCGACCGGGATGCCGACCCGAACGCAGCAGGGCGACATCATGATGTGCGCCTATGCGTCGCACGGCGATACGAAGCACGTGGTGCTCTTTCCGTCCAATCCGCGGGAGTGCTTCGAGTTTGCCGTCAAGGCGTTCGACCTGGCGGAGCGGCTGCAAACACCGGTATTTCTGTTATCGGACTTGGATATCGGCATGAACGACTGGGTGGTGCCGAGGCTCCAGTGGGACGACGGCTACAAACCCCACCGCGGCCGCGTCCTCTCCAAAGAGGAGCTGCTCGCGCTCCCCAAGTTCCATCGCTATTCGCCCGAGGACGAGCTGGGGGTGGCCGCGCGCACCCTGCCCGGGGTGCACGAGAAAGGCGCTTTTTTCACGCGCGGCTCGGGGCACAACAAGCTGGGCGGGTACACCGAAATTCCCGACGAGTACCAGGAGGTGATGGATCGGCTCTTACGCAAGCATCGCGCGGCGCGGACCATCGTCCCCGAGGCGGTGATCGAGCGGCGGGCGGGCGCCACCTTTGGCGTGGTGACCCTCGGAGGGTGCGATCCGGCGGTGCGCGAGGCGCTCGACGTGCTGGAGGAGCGCGGGATCCGGGGCAACTTCTTGCGGGTGCGCGCGTTTCCATTCGGCGACGAGGTGGAGGCGTTCTTGGCGGAGCACGACACGTTGTTCGTGGTGGAGCAGAATCGCGACGCGCAGCTGCGATCGCTCTTGGTGATGGAGACGCAGGTGGCCAAGGAAAAGGTGCGCTCGGTGCTGGCCTACGGAGGCTTTCCGCTGCAAGCCAATCAGGTCATCGAGGGCATCGTGGCGCGGCTGGGTGCGGGCGCCAGCGTAAATGGTACGGCGCCGCATACCAACGGCCACGCCCACGCTCACACGCACGGCGCGCATGACGCACACGACGCGAGACAAGAGCCGCACGGGGACGAAGGAGGGATGCCGTGA
- a CDS encoding 2-oxoacid:ferredoxin oxidoreductase subunit beta, producing the protein MSYIKKPVVRHPSLKLNQLGLTVRDYEGAMSTLCAGCGHDSITAGIVRAFFELDTPPHMVAKLSGIGCSSKTPAYFLSGAHGFNSAHGRMAAIATGAAAANRKLSYIGVSGDGDSLSIGLGHMAHAIRRNVKMLYIIENNGVYGLTKGQFSASADMGSKSKRGEANAQAPIDPVMLALSLGATFVARSFSGDKTQLVPILKAALLHDGFALVDVISPCVTFNDHEGSTKSYMHTRKNQVPIVETDFIPPAAEITADYAEGTVARVRAHDGSVIRLRKVGADYDPSDRTRVVSFLRDSQASGEIVTGLLFIDSGGTEMHRNAKTVTTPLVDLPFEELCPGSAALEKLQTSYR; encoded by the coding sequence GTGAGTTACATCAAAAAGCCGGTGGTGCGGCATCCGTCGCTGAAGTTGAATCAGCTCGGGCTCACGGTGCGCGATTACGAAGGGGCCATGTCGACCCTCTGCGCGGGGTGCGGGCACGACTCCATCACGGCGGGCATCGTCCGGGCGTTCTTCGAGCTGGATACGCCGCCGCACATGGTGGCAAAGCTCTCCGGCATCGGGTGCTCATCGAAGACGCCGGCGTATTTTCTCTCGGGCGCCCATGGTTTCAACAGCGCGCACGGGCGCATGGCCGCGATTGCAACCGGGGCGGCGGCCGCGAACCGGAAGCTCTCGTACATTGGAGTGAGCGGCGACGGAGATTCGCTCTCCATCGGGCTCGGACACATGGCGCACGCCATCCGGCGCAATGTGAAAATGCTGTACATCATCGAGAACAATGGTGTTTACGGGCTCACCAAAGGACAATTCTCGGCGTCGGCCGACATGGGCTCCAAGTCCAAGCGCGGCGAGGCGAACGCGCAGGCGCCCATCGATCCGGTGATGTTGGCGCTCAGCCTCGGCGCGACATTCGTGGCGCGCAGCTTCTCGGGCGACAAAACGCAGCTGGTGCCGATTCTCAAGGCGGCGCTCCTCCACGATGGCTTTGCGCTGGTCGACGTGATCTCGCCGTGCGTCACGTTCAACGATCACGAAGGTTCGACCAAGAGCTACATGCACACCCGCAAGAACCAAGTGCCCATCGTGGAGACGGACTTCATTCCGCCGGCGGCCGAGATCACCGCGGACTATGCCGAGGGGACCGTTGCCCGCGTGCGCGCACACGACGGAAGCGTCATCCGGCTGCGCAAGGTGGGCGCCGATTACGATCCGAGCGATCGCACGCGGGTTGTTTCATTTCTGCGGGACAGTCAAGCGTCGGGCGAGATCGTCACCGGTTTGTTGTTCATCGATTCCGGTGGGACCGAAATGCACCGGAACGCGAAAACCGTGACGACCCCGCTCGTGGACCTGCCGTTCGAAGAGCTCTGCCCGGGCAGTGCTGCGTTGGAGAAGCTGCAGACGTCGTATCGGTGA
- a CDS encoding peptidase M14, translating to MGMTACQATAPQSPASTVPTSATSASSTEAAQGPGSLVTEAERSGFRRTGRYEEVERLCRAYERTYPNRARCVSFGTTPEGRPMLAIAASEDGVLSPEAARAKHRPVVFFQGGIHAGEIDGKDGGFLMLRELLDGKRLPGATKAVTAVFIPVLNVDGHERFAPNQRPNQRGPEEMGFRTNAQNFNINRDYLKAEVPETHAILRFLEAWDPVVYIDLHATDGAKFEHDVAIMIEPTAQVPGGLEAVARKLSDEVMARMKAAGHLPLHFYPSFRKTDDPTSGFAHMPPPPRFSQGYAALRNRIGILIETHSWRPHPHRVKTVHDFLAAFFDRARTDAEAWRKAADVADAADAHLAGLRVPLSYKVTESSHIIEFRGYAYQKRPSEVSGGSWTVYDESRPEIWRIPLFETLEPDVTAEAPKAGFVVPAAQAEWVGAKLRIHGLRYEVMKTARPAYPVVAYRADEVTYAPSSFESRTPVTVKGTWRSDTRDLPAGSLFVPIAQPRARLLLHLFEPQAPDSLVAWGFFNGAFERKEYMEDYVAEEEARKMLAANPALRTEFEARLKDPKFAADPKARLDFFYKRHPAWDERVNLVPIYKVATSPISGR from the coding sequence ATGGGTATGACCGCGTGCCAGGCGACCGCACCGCAAAGCCCGGCGAGCACAGTCCCTACGTCGGCCACGTCGGCTTCGTCGACCGAGGCGGCGCAGGGACCGGGGAGCCTGGTCACCGAGGCCGAACGCAGCGGGTTTCGCCGCACCGGTCGGTACGAAGAGGTCGAGCGACTGTGCCGCGCCTACGAACGCACGTACCCCAATCGGGCCCGTTGCGTAAGCTTTGGTACGACACCGGAGGGAAGGCCCATGTTGGCCATCGCGGCCTCCGAAGACGGGGTGCTGTCGCCGGAGGCCGCGCGCGCCAAGCATCGCCCGGTCGTCTTTTTTCAGGGTGGCATTCACGCCGGGGAGATTGACGGCAAGGACGGAGGCTTTTTGATGCTCCGGGAGCTGCTCGACGGCAAGCGCTTGCCGGGCGCGACGAAGGCCGTGACCGCGGTCTTCATCCCGGTGCTCAATGTCGACGGCCACGAGCGCTTCGCGCCCAATCAGCGTCCGAACCAGCGCGGCCCCGAGGAGATGGGATTTCGCACCAATGCGCAAAACTTCAATATCAATCGCGACTACCTGAAGGCCGAGGTCCCGGAGACGCACGCGATCCTTCGCTTTTTGGAGGCATGGGATCCCGTCGTGTACATCGACTTGCACGCGACCGACGGGGCCAAGTTCGAGCACGACGTGGCGATCATGATCGAGCCGACCGCGCAAGTACCGGGAGGGCTCGAGGCGGTGGCGCGCAAGCTGTCGGACGAGGTGATGGCCCGCATGAAGGCGGCCGGCCACCTGCCGCTCCATTTTTATCCGTCCTTTCGCAAGACCGACGATCCCACGTCCGGCTTTGCCCATATGCCGCCCCCGCCCCGCTTCTCGCAAGGCTACGCGGCGCTGCGCAACCGCATCGGTATCCTCATCGAGACGCACAGCTGGCGCCCGCACCCCCACCGCGTCAAAACCGTCCACGATTTCCTGGCCGCCTTCTTCGATCGCGCGCGCACCGACGCCGAAGCTTGGCGCAAAGCGGCAGACGTGGCCGATGCGGCGGATGCGCACCTCGCAGGGCTCCGCGTCCCCCTGTCGTACAAGGTGACGGAGTCGTCCCACATCATCGAGTTTCGTGGGTACGCGTACCAGAAGCGCCCATCCGAAGTCTCCGGCGGCTCGTGGACGGTGTACGACGAGTCGCGCCCCGAGATTTGGCGCATCCCGCTGTTCGAGACCCTCGAGCCGGACGTCACCGCCGAGGCGCCCAAAGCAGGGTTCGTCGTCCCGGCCGCCCAGGCCGAGTGGGTCGGTGCCAAGCTTCGCATTCACGGCTTGCGCTACGAGGTGATGAAGACGGCGCGCCCCGCATATCCCGTCGTCGCCTACCGCGCCGACGAGGTGACCTACGCCCCGAGCTCCTTCGAGAGCCGCACGCCGGTCACCGTCAAAGGCACATGGAGGTCCGATACGCGCGATTTGCCGGCCGGCTCCCTGTTCGTCCCCATCGCCCAGCCGCGCGCGCGCCTGCTCCTGCACCTCTTCGAGCCCCAAGCGCCCGACTCGCTGGTCGCGTGGGGCTTCTTCAACGGCGCCTTCGAGCGCAAAGAGTACATGGAGGACTACGTGGCCGAGGAAGAAGCGCGCAAGATGCTCGCCGCCAACCCCGCGCTGCGCACGGAGTTCGAAGCGCGCCTCAAGGATCCGAAGTTTGCAGCCGACCCCAAGGCGCGGCTCGACTTCTTCTACAAGCGCCACCCCGCATGGGACGAGCGGGTCAACTTGGTGCCCATTTACAAGGTGGCCACGTCGCCCATTTCGGGGCGCTGA